AGTCATTACAATGGGACCCGGCTTGAAATTTCCGAATTGCTTGTTCAGCCCACCATGGAAATTGACGATGCACCTGGTCTTGAGAAAGGGTTGATTAAATATCACCGCGAATTTATCAAACTCTGTTCCTACACCGGATTCGTACCGTGTATACGTGGTTGCAAATACAGTATGAAAATTGATACCACCGCCAGTTTCATGGGCTTTTCAGCTGCGGGAACTGCTTATACACAGGAATACATTCAACTGTTGTATGAGCATTTCAGACCAACACCCGGAAAGGCAATGTTAAGAGGGCAGAAGGTAGACGTAGCATATAATTTTCCACTTTATATAAAAATTACCGAAACGAAAATTTCGGATGAAAAATCAAAATTCCATGTGAATTATACACTGACGGAAGAGGGTACACCATTCATTTCGCTGGATTTTTTTAATACAGATAAGTAGAAAAAATAAAAAGGAAAAAGCCGTGTCTACTCAGTAGACACGGCTTTTTCCTTTTTAATCCTGCAATTAATTATCTCGCAAGGATCTCCTTTGCCTTCTCCGCATCTGCGGCAATCTGTTTTACCAGGTCGTCGATATTATCGAATTTCTGGTTGGCGCGGATATATTCTTCATAATAGACGGTCAGCGTCTGCCCGTATATCTCTCTGTTAAAATCAAAAATATGAACTTCCAGCCGTAGGTCGGTGCCATTGAAAGTAGGACGGGTGCCTATGCTCATCACCGCCGGAATAGTTACCCAGTGGCGGTTTAAGGATACCTGTACGGCATAGATGCCTTCGGCAGGGATAAGCTTACGCTCATCGGCGAGTTTGAGGTTGGCCGTCGGGAAACCCAACTGACGCCCCATCTTATCGCCATGCACTACGGTGCCGGTCATGAAATAGCGGTAGCCAAGCAGCTGGTTAGCCAGTTGAATATCGCCATCCTGCAGACTTTTACGGATTTTGGTAGAACTTACCGTGAGGTCATGTACCACCTGCTGGGGAATTTCCACCAGCTTAAAACCATATTTGCTTTGCTCTGCTTCCAGCAGTTCCAGTCCGCCTTCGCGGTTATGACCAAAACGATGGTCGTAGCCAATAATGATGGTATGTGGATGGAAACGGGCAATGAGGAAGTCTTCCAGGTAGGCCCGGGCAGAGAGTTCGGAGAATGCCTTGGTAAAAGGAACTACTACCAGGTGGTCTATCCCCTGTTTCTCCAGCAATGCTATCTTTTCAGGAAGTGTGGTTAAGAGCTTTACTGAGCCTGGGTTTGCGCCCAATACCTCACGTGGGTGTGGGTCAAAGGTAACAATGACGGTTTCTCCGTTGCAACTGGCAGCGGCCTGCTCCAGCTGCTGCAGGATAAAACGATGGCCGGAATGAACGCCATCAAAAGTACCTATGGTAACAACCGCATTACGGAATTCTGGTAAGTGATCTAAGTCCCTGTGAACCTGCATATAATTCTATAACAATCAAAAACGCCATGCAAATCTAACACATTCATCGGGCATTCTGCGCGGAATCTGTTACTTTTGCAGCCGGAAGCTATTTCTACTATCTCTAAATTACTAAATCTCTAATTCCAGGTGGATCAGAATATTTACGCCAAACGTGGTGTTTCCGCAGGCAAGGAAGATGTGCACAACGCCATTAAGAACATTGACAAGGGGCTGTTCCCGAAAGCATTCTGTAAAATAGTACCGGATATTTTGGGCGGCGATGAAGCATACTGCAATATCATGCATGCAGACGGAGCCGGAACAAAGTCTTCACTGGCTTATGTGTACTGGAAAGAAACCGGCGACCTCAGCGTATGGAAAGGTATCGCACAGGATGCCATCATCATGAACATGGACGACCTGCTCTGCGTAGGCGCTACGGATAATATTCTGCTTTCTTCCACTATTGGCCGTAACAAACAACTGTTACCGGGAGAAGTAATTGCTGCTATCATCAACGGTACAGAAGATATCCTGGCTGAACTCCGTAACCACGGCATCAGCATCTATTCTACCGGCGGTGAAACTGCTGATGTGGGCGACCTGGTTCGTACCATCATCGTGGATTCTACCGTTACCTGCCGTATGAAACGTGAAGATGTGATCTCCAACGATCGTATTCAGGCAGGAGATGTGGTGGTAGGACTGGCATCTTATGGCCAGGCTTCCTACGAAAGCGGCTATAATGGCGGTATGGGCAGCAATGGCCTGACCAGTGCCCGTCATGACGTGTTTAATAAAGCAATTGCAGAGAAATATGCAGAGAGCTTTGATCCGGGAATTCCATATGAACTGGTTTTCAGCGGTAACAAGTCTTTGACAGATAAAATCGATATTCCTGGCTTCGGACAGGTGGATGCGGGCAAACTGGTATTATCTCCAACCCGTACCTATGCGCCTGTTATCAAGAAAGTGCTGGAGCAGTTCCGCCCGCAGATCCATGGTATGGTACATTGCAGCGGTGGTGCACAAACCAAGGTCCTGCATTTCATCGAAAAACTCCATGTAATTAAGGATAATCTTTTCCCGGTACCTCCGCTGTTTACCCTAATACAGGAGCAGTCAGGCACTTCCTGGAAAGAAATGTACCAGGTATTCAATATGGGACATCGTATGGAATTGTATGTGCCGGAAGCTATTGCCGCAGATATCATTAATATCTCCAAAAGCTTTAATATTGATGCGCAGATTATCGGCAGGGTAGAAGCTGCTGAACAGAAACAAGTAACGGTTAAAGCGCCTGCGGGTACTTTCGTTTATAATTAAGTTGTGTTGTTTTAAAAAAGTCGAAGGCCGTCTCTAAATAGAGGCGGCCTTTTGTTTAGTGTTGTCTACTTGTTATAATTAAACCGACTTAAATCCAGTGTTATTGCTTTAAGGAAAAACGCACAGGCAGGTTAAACTGCACGGCCACGTTTTTGCCTTCA
The Chitinophaga sp. Cy-1792 genome window above contains:
- a CDS encoding bifunctional riboflavin kinase/FAD synthetase; translated protein: MQVHRDLDHLPEFRNAVVTIGTFDGVHSGHRFILQQLEQAAASCNGETVIVTFDPHPREVLGANPGSVKLLTTLPEKIALLEKQGIDHLVVVPFTKAFSELSARAYLEDFLIARFHPHTIIIGYDHRFGHNREGGLELLEAEQSKYGFKLVEIPQQVVHDLTVSSTKIRKSLQDGDIQLANQLLGYRYFMTGTVVHGDKMGRQLGFPTANLKLADERKLIPAEGIYAVQVSLNRHWVTIPAVMSIGTRPTFNGTDLRLEVHIFDFNREIYGQTLTVYYEEYIRANQKFDNIDDLVKQIAADAEKAKEILAR
- a CDS encoding AIR synthase related protein, with the translated sequence MDQNIYAKRGVSAGKEDVHNAIKNIDKGLFPKAFCKIVPDILGGDEAYCNIMHADGAGTKSSLAYVYWKETGDLSVWKGIAQDAIIMNMDDLLCVGATDNILLSSTIGRNKQLLPGEVIAAIINGTEDILAELRNHGISIYSTGGETADVGDLVRTIIVDSTVTCRMKREDVISNDRIQAGDVVVGLASYGQASYESGYNGGMGSNGLTSARHDVFNKAIAEKYAESFDPGIPYELVFSGNKSLTDKIDIPGFGQVDAGKLVLSPTRTYAPVIKKVLEQFRPQIHGMVHCSGGAQTKVLHFIEKLHVIKDNLFPVPPLFTLIQEQSGTSWKEMYQVFNMGHRMELYVPEAIAADIINISKSFNIDAQIIGRVEAAEQKQVTVKAPAGTFVYN